Proteins co-encoded in one Pseudoliparis swirei isolate HS2019 ecotype Mariana Trench chromosome 7, NWPU_hadal_v1, whole genome shotgun sequence genomic window:
- the mthfd2 gene encoding bifunctional methylenetetrahydrofolate dehydrogenase/cyclohydrolase, mitochondrial has product MAAIRTLRKLCLHSQQQVCKLHTTASRQEAVVISGRKLARQVREEARADVDKWVSAGHRRPHLSVVLVGENPASHSYVLNKTRAAADVGISSETILKHSDISEEELLDLIYKLNTDHRVDGLLVQLPLPDHIDERAICNAVSPTKDVDGFHVVNVGRMCLDQSTMLPATPWAVWEIIKRTGIPTIGMNVVVAGRSKNVGMPIAMLLHTDGRHERPGGDATVTIAHRYTPKEKLRQHTKIADIIVAAAGIPNLITADMIKEGATVIDVGINRVHDPITGKSRLVGDVDFEGVRQKAGFITPVPGGVGPMTVAMLMKNTIKAAKNVLLFPQERIRMAAAS; this is encoded by the exons ATGGCAGCCATCAGGACTCTCAGGAAACTGTGCCTGCACTCACAGCAGCAAGTCTGTAAACTGCACACGACCGCCTCGAG ACAGGAGGCGGTGGTCATCTCAGGGAGGAAACTGGCACGACAGGTTCGAGAGGAGGCCCGGGCCGACGTGGATAAATGGGTCTCAGCCGGCCACAGGAGACCCCACCTGAGTGTGGTTCTGGTGGGAGAAAACCCAGCCAGTCACTCCTACGTCCTGAATAAGACACGAGCTGCAGCTGATGTCG GAATCTCTAGTGAGACGATTCTCAAGCATTCAGACATCAGTGAGGAGGAGTTGTTGGACCTGATCTACAAACTCAACACAGACCATCGTGTGGACGGCCTGCTGGTCCAGCTGCCTCTGCCAG ATCACATTGATGAGCGTGCGATCTGCAATGCAGTTTCCCCGACCAAGGATGTTGACGGCTTCCACGTAGTCAATGTGGGTCGGATGTGCCTGGATCAGTCCACCATGCTCCCGGCCACTCCCTGGGCGGTCTGGGAAATAATTAAACGCACAG GTATTCCTACCATTGGGATGAATGTTGTGGTTGCCGGACGCTCCAAGAATGTGGGCATGCCCATCGCCATGTTGCTGCATACAGACGGCCGCCATGAGAGGCCCGGAG GAGATGCCACGGTCACTATTGCTCACCGTTACACACCAAAGGAGAAACTTCGCCAACACACAAAAATCGCTGATATCATTGTGGCTGCTGCAG GGATTCCAAACCTCATTACAGCTGACATGATCAAAGAGGGAGCAACGGTGATCGACGTTGGAATAAACAGAGTGCACGACCCAATCACCGGAAAAAGCCGACTGGTTGGAGATGTGGATTTTGAAG GCGTGAGACAGAAGGCGGGCTTCATCACCCCGGTACCCGGAGGTGTGGGACCCATGACCGTGGCAATGCTCATGAAGAACACTATCAAAGCCGCTAAGAACGTGCTGCTATTTCCTCAAGAACGGATCCGCATGGCTGCTGCGTCCTAA
- the foxb2 gene encoding forkhead box protein B2, producing MPRPGKNSYSDQKPPYSYISLTAMAIQNSSEKMLPLSDIYKFIMDRFPYYRENTQRWQNSLRHNLSFNDCFIKIPRRPDQPGKGSFWALHPDCGDMFENGSFLRRRKRFKVLRAEHMACKSSPMMHYFHHHHHHPGSKLGTASGHHDHSAGPISAVGRLPPFQGYGGITCAQPGGFKHPFAIENIIGRDYKGVMASGLPLTSVMHHLGYPVSPQLSSVVNSMWPHVGMLSESMGGVHVPASSEYAPFGVSAKGLYHNANGQTLPAVPVPIKPTPSLGPMPSLTGLQPGPAQLCSPVSVMEKSDLLEGKGNPLHPALLLS from the coding sequence ATGCCTCGTCCGGGGAAGAACTCTTACAGCGACCAGAAGCCCCCATATTCCTACATATCGCTGACAGCGATGGCTATCCAGAACTCATCCGAAAAGATGCTGCCTCTGAGTGACATTTACAAGTTCATCATGGACCGCTTTCCGTATTATCGAGAGAATACCCAACGATGGCAGAATTCCCTGCGACACAACCTCTCTTTTAACGACTGCTTCATCAAGATCCCTCGGCGGCCCGATCAGCCCGGGAAAGGCAGCTTTTGGGCTCTGCACCCGGACTGCGGGGACATGTTTGAGAACGGCAGCTTCCTGCGGAGACGGAAGCGCTTCAAGGTGCTGCGAGCTGAGCATATGGCCTGCAAGAGCTCCCCTATGATGCATTActttcaccatcaccaccaccacccgggCAGCAAGCTGGGCACAGCATCCGGCCACCATGACCACTCAGCCGGCCCAATAAGCGCCGTGGGTCGGCTCCCTCCCTTTCAGGGTTACGGGGGCATTACTTGCGCACAGCCCGGCGGTTTTAAACACCCATTCGCCATCGAGAACATTATAGGACGGGACTACAAGGGTGTGATGGCCAGCGGGCTCCCACTCACCTCTGTCATGCACCACCTGGGTTACCCGGTGTCCCCGCAGCTCAGCAGCGTGGTCAACTCCATGTGGCCACACGTCGGGATGCTGTCAGAGTCGATGGGTGGCGTGCACGTACCTGCATCATCCGAGTACGCGCCCTTCGGCGTGTCAGCAAAGGGCCTGTACCACAATGCCAACGGGCAAACCCTGCCTGCGGTTCCTGTGCCAATCAAACCCACCCCATCCCTCGGTCCCATGCCCAGTTTGACGGGGCTGCAGCCCGGCCCGGCCCAGCTCTGCTCACCGGTCTCAGTGATGGAGAAAAGCGATCTGTTAGAGGGGAAAGGCAACCCTCTGCACCCGGCTCTCCTGCTGTCCTAA